A part of Amycolatopsis lurida genomic DNA contains:
- a CDS encoding YggT family protein, which translates to MSALGDLLGYLLTLFLIVLIARMVLDWVVTLSTRPPGWAFRVRGIAHRLTEPVLAPVRRVVRPVRAGGVAFDLAFTLVFLAVVLLQSLAFSL; encoded by the coding sequence ATGAGTGCTCTAGGTGATCTGCTGGGCTACCTGCTCACCCTGTTCCTGATCGTGCTCATCGCCCGGATGGTGCTCGACTGGGTCGTCACTCTCTCCACCCGGCCGCCCGGCTGGGCCTTTCGGGTCCGCGGGATCGCCCATCGGCTGACCGAGCCCGTGCTGGCGCCGGTCCGCCGCGTGGTGCGCCCGGTGCGGGCGGGCGGGGTCGCGTTCGACCTCGCCTTCACCCTCGTGTTCCTCGCGGTCGTCCTCCTGCAGTCCCTCGCGTTCAGCCTCTGA